The proteins below come from a single Chrysoperla carnea chromosome 1, inChrCarn1.1, whole genome shotgun sequence genomic window:
- the LOC123301046 gene encoding histidine-rich glycoprotein-like, with translation MLQRKHLSSVLLITLFCIAITQCREISVKNEEDNGAEQSGLVEVFDLEPAASKHGHHHESGGGHEHHAHHHSSHGHKGDKGYKSKHHHDKGDKGKHGKHHHASHYSDHSGHKKKHHDEAEHYGKHHSSEKKHKGGKFGEKKGHKKGHKTTGYHHKSHKDDYHKHHKFYDDYHKGGHHSKHGDFHGHHAKKHGGHKKGGSHKSGYHDDHYGKKGHHDKGHYEDDHKGFKGHHGHEEHHSHHEDYGKKGGHSGGKEYGFKEGKH, from the coding sequence ATGTTACAGCGAAAACATTTATCGAGTGTTTTACTTATAACACTATTTTGTATAGCGATAACACAATGTCGTGAAATCAGTGTAAAAAATGAGGAAGATAATGGTGCCGAACAATCTGGATTAGTCGAAGTATTTGATTTGGAGCCAGCTGCAAGTAAACATGGACATCATCATGAATCAGGCGGTGGTCATGAACATCATGCCCATCATCATTCATCTCACGGACATAAGGGTGATAAAGGTTATAAATCGAAACATCATCACGATAAAGGGGATAAAGGAAAACATGGTAAACATCACCATGCTAGTCATTACAGTGATcattcaggacataaaaagaaACATCATGACGAAGCTGAACATTACGGTAAACATCATTCATCAGAGAAAAAACATAAAGGTGGCAAGTTTGGTGAGAAGAAGGGACATAAAAAAGGACATAAAACTACTGGATATCATCATAAATCCCATAAAGATGATTATCATAAACATCATAAGTTCTATGATGACTACCATAAAGGAGGACATCATAGTAAACATGGTGATTTCCATGGACATCATGCCAAGAAACACGGTGGACATAAGAAAGGTGGTAGCCATAAATCAGGATACCATGATGATCATTATGGCAAGAAAGGACACCATGATAAAGGACACTACGAGGATGATCATAAAGGATTTAAAGGACATCATGGACACGAAGAACATCATTCACATCATGAAGATTACGGCAAGAAAGGTGGCCATTCGGGAGGCAAGGAGTATGGATTTAAAGAAGGAAAACATTAA
- the LOC123301151 gene encoding WD repeat-containing and planar cell polarity effector protein fritz: protein MFSLLAELHLWNSTDVEVSSNDFGAIRQNEKKPKNDSLLEEGKWSYCEKRRGHTSLSRKNTKFKELEECLQQNRIVYSKWQTNSIFQLVFSTGLIITVEIDTHTCVIERIVFDQFFVGKLESDIIHDVLILKSHILFALHDNMITLAHLSKPLKKREMPGKLSKSEVQIHTQELTGLLGKCKMNSNINGDLIAIWRMYNGDEVQPWTPSNRDQTHANIHIYTLTRTKLDLICLYRTEFDPICVTYSLLNTNILHSVEQKISGKGVVTIEICSYEVQKTQLSRTIVTSIPLQKQVCCHFFHSANRKLVLGCIDGSIVLFDQGKGTTLMVKMAFIPTMITLNHDGSVILAANEQSQLQFFDVALNNLSVQMVGNESSTISILDFSEYYKSRQTLTKLLWNLKPEHPPLNSKKFTETDTVILMLYERGIFAALKLVSNAGARSNVCELGYTPDVMIHQYLKMGQIDKAINVLLSLDWNFWGTICLISLNRIFNHLYRQKFTSEIEGQMQMALSSFWAPVKPHCQEVIEEYEGSVKSLSRRFFHLLLRHQLFEKAFCLAIDIGDHDLFMDMNYYAWTIKDYEMAIAAKNKAIELLKE, encoded by the exons ATGTTTTCATTATTGGCTGAATTACATTTATGGAATTCAACAGATGTAGAAGTCAGCTCAAATGATTTTGGTGCTATAAG gCAAAATGAAAAGAAACCTAAAAATGATTCATTACTTGAAGAGGGTAAATGGTCGTATTGTGAGAAACGTCGTGGGCATACATCGTTAAGTCGTAAGAATACCAAATTTAAAGAATTGGAG gaaTGTTTGCAACAAAATCGAATTGTTTACTCTAAATGGCAAACAAATAGTATTTTCCAGTTGGTATTTTCAACAGGATTAATTATAACAGTTGAAATTGACACACATACTTGTGTTATTGAACGTATTGTTTTCGATCAGTTTTTTGTTGGCAAATTGGAGTCCGATATCATTCACGATg tgttaattttaaaatcgcaTATTTTATTTGCGTTACACGATAATATGATAACGCTAGCACATTTAAGCAAGCCATTAAAGAAACGTGAAATGCCTGGAAAATTGAGTAAATCAGAAGTACAAATTCATACACAAGAATTAACAGGATTGCTtggaaaatgtaaaatgaattcaaatatCAATGGAGACTTAATTGCAATATGGCGAATGTATAACGGAGATGAAGTACAACCATGGACTCCATCCAATCGTGATCAAACTCACgcaaatattcatatttatacattaaccag aactaaattggatttaatttgtttatatcgtACTGAGTTTGATCCAATTTGTGTCACATAtagtttattaaatacaaatattttgcattcagtagaacaaaaaatttccgGAAAAGGTGTGGTAACAATTGAAATTTGCTCATATGAAGTGCAAAAAACTCAATTGTCACGAACAATAGTAACATCTATACCATTACAGAAGCAAGTTTgttgtcatttttttcattccGCAAATCGAAAACTGGTATTAGGATGTATTGACGGATCAATTGTTCTGTTTGATCAAGGGAAAGGAACTACACTCATGGTTAAAATGGCTTtc attccAACAATGATAACACTCAATCATGATGGATCCGTAATTTTAGCGGCCAATGAACAAagtcaattacaattttttgatgtagccttaaataatttaagtgtCCAGATGGTTGGTAACGAGTCATCGACAATAAGTATCCTGGATTTTTCTGAATATTACAA atcACGTCAAACGTTAACAAAATTACTTTGGAATTTGAAGCCAGAACATCCACcattaaattctaaaaagttCACTGAAACTGATACTGTAATTTTAATGCTTTATGAGCGTGGTATATTTGCTGCTTTAAAATTAGTGAGTAATGCCGGTGCAAGGAGTAATGTTTGTGAGTTAGGATATACTCCGGATGTAATGATtcatcaatatttgaaaatgggTCAAATTGATAAGGCAATTAATGTGTTGCTGTCTTTAGATTGGAATTTTTGGGgaacaatttgtttaatatcgttgaatcgaatttttaatCATCTATATCGACAGAAATTTACATCTGAAATTGAAG gaCAAATGCAAATGGCATTAAGTAGTTTTTGGGCACCTGTGAAGCCACATTGTCAAGAAGTAATTGAAGAATATGAGGGTAGTGTAAAAAGTTTATCAAGgcgattttttcatttattattaaggcatcaattatttgaaaaagcGTTTTGTTTAGCTATCGATATTGGTGATCATGATTTATTTATGGATATGAATTATTATGCATGGACTATTAAGGATTATGAAATGGCTATTGCGGCTAAAAATAAAGCAATTGaacttttaaaagaataa
- the LOC123305366 gene encoding putative tRNA (cytidine(32)/guanosine(34)-2'-O)-methyltransferase, translated as MGKTSKDKRDIYYRLAKEQGWRARSAFKLLQIDQQHDIFKGVTKAVDLCAAPGSWSQVLSKKLRDPTVYDAKHIENVKIVAVDLQAMAALPGVIQIQGDITKLSTAEQIIQHFEGEYAQLVVCDGAPDVTGLHDLDEYVQSQLVLAALHIATNVLKVGGTFIAKIFRGKDVSLLTAQLHLLFEYVSINKPKSSRNSSLESFVVCKNYKPPEGFDPKAFTPYLNQKYSDFNELVGVNRFIVPFIVCGDLSAYDSDMTYALQVDGLSDYVFHEPVQKPIDPPYAVAKDLKNAIHKKTVVENLEETAKSTEDEITEQMNLIDI; from the exons atgggaAAGACATCAAAAGATAAAAGAGATATTTATTATCGGTTAGCTAAAGAACAAGGCTGGCGTGCACGTAGTGCTTTTAAACTTTTGCAAATCGATCAACAACATGACATTTTTaagg gtgtAACTAAAGCTGTCGATTTATGTGCTGCCCCAGGTAGTTGGAGTcaagttttaagtaaaaagttaCGAGATCCAACAGTTTATGATGCCAAACACA ttgaaaatgtgaaaattgtaGCTGTTGATTTACAAGCTATGGCAGCTTTACCTGGTGTGATACAAATACAGGGAGATATCACAAAATTAAGTACAGCCGAACAAATTATCCAGCACTTTGAAGGGGAATATGCTCAATTAGTTGTGTGTGATGGTGCTCCAGACGTGACGGGATTACATGACTTGGATGAATATGTACAATCTCAGTTGGTTTTAGCAGCTTTACACATTGCAACTAATGTTTTAAAAGTTGGAGGGACATTTATTGCGAAAATATTTCGAGGAAAGGATGTATCACTGTTAACTGCtcaattacatttattatttgaatatgtttCGATAAATAAACCTAAAAGTTCCAGAAACTCCAGTTtag aatcatttgttgtttgtaaaaattataaaccacCTGAAGGATTTGATCCAAAAGCATTTACACcatatttgaatcaaaaatattccgattttaatgaattagTTGGAGTTAATCGATTTATTGTTCCATTTATTGTTTGTGGTGATTTGAGTGCCTACGATTCTGATATGACCTATGCTTTACag gtTGATGGCTTGTCAGATTATGTGTTTCATGAGCCTGTACAAAAGCCTATTGATCCTCCGTATGCAGTGgccaaagatttaaaaaatgcaattcaCAAAAAGACTGTGGtagaaaatttagaagaaacGGCAAAAAGTACAGAGGATGAAATTACTGAGCAAATGAATCTTATAGATATAtga
- the LOC123301259 gene encoding intraflagellar transport protein 52 homolog — protein sequence MIRYLNEYYFENKDNGLEQTIIFNTTKNDLFKINDNLKILHRKLKSIYKVNINRELITEDNEIFKNDISLLILPGPRLMFGEQEIEYIQKFIESGKSVLILLSEGGETNLNTNINQLIEQFGIMVNNDCVIRTQYCKYFLPKECYLNDCSSNSVFGYTGDDCSNWCYVYPFGATLTVTKPAITALTSGNGSFPANRPLCGVYFNRNTNGRLVVHGSGHMFTDKYLEQEQNDKFCEKLFQFLTDDPNNINEMDVDEFDIWDYHMVPDIPLMSEKPQLCLVDSANTVSIDFTKLFNTQLYSLSTDFVPEIIKIYEETNVKHSPLTLIVPRFEEASPPLQLAVFPPLFCELPPPPLELFDLEEEFSAEETQLAQLTNRFISSATDKNESRADLEQYIMEATDILGVGQQDYSPIRQVYECALIVSNFKMSNTNDLNLTRDEPILPNLNLDTKDTDADLLNDTNEWINNSNQDENEPQDSDVDDSFGNNSD from the exons ATGATA cgttatttaaatgaatatt actttgaaaataaagataatgGTTTAGAACAaacgattatttttaatacaacaaaaaatgatttatttaagattaatgataatcttaaaattttacatcgTAAATTGAAATCCATTTATAAAGTCAATAT aaATCGAGAACTTATTACTGAGGataacgaaattttcaaaaatgatatttcattattaattttaccgGGTCCACGGCTTATGTTTGGTGAGCAAGAAAttgaatatatacaaaaatttattgagtcTGGTAAAAGTGTATTAATACTACTCTCGGAAGGAGGTGAAACTaatttaaacacaaatattaatcaattaatcgaACAATTTGGAATTATGGTTAATAATG attGTGTTATTCGAACTCAATATTGCAAATACTTCCTACCAAAGGAATGTTACTTAAATGATTGTTCAAGTAATTCAGTGTTTGGATATACAGGAGATGATTGTAGTAATTGGTGTTATGTTTATCCATTTGGGGCAACATTAACTGTTACAAAACCAGCAATCACTGCCTTAACCAGCGGAAATGGAAGCTTTCCAGCAAATAGACCCCTATGTGGTGTTTATTTCAATAGAAACACAAATGGTCGTTTGGTAGTTCATGGTTCTGGCCACATGTTCACAGACAAATATCTTGAACAAGAACAAAACgataaattttgtgaaaaattatttcaatttttaactgaTGACCCAAACAACATTAACGAAATGGATGTAGACGAATTTGAT atatgGGATTATCACATGGTTCCAGATATTCCATTAATGTCAGAAAAACCACAGCTTTGTTTAGTGGATTCTGCAAACACAGTTTCCATAGATTTTACTAAACTATTTAATACTCAGTTATATTCGTTGAGCACAGACTTCG TacctgaaataataaaaatttatgaagaaacaaatgtaaaacaTTCACCGTTAACTTTAATTGTTCCACGTTTTGAAGAGGCTAGCCCACCATTACAGTTAGCTGTGTTTCCGCCACTCTTTTGTGAATTACCACCACCTCCActtgaattatttgatttagAAGAAGAGTTTAGTGCGGAAGAGACACAATTAGCTCAATTAACAAATCGATTTATTTCATCGGCAACAGATAAAAATGAATCACGAGCTGATTTAGAGCAATATATTATGGAAGCAACAGATATTTTAG gtGTTGGTCAACAAGATTATTCCCCAATTCGTCAAGTATATGAGTGTGCACTGATTGTATCGAATTTTAAAATGTCCAATACAAacgatttaaatttaacaagagatgaaccaattttaccgaatttaaatttagatacGAAAGATACTGACGCAGATTTATTAAATGATACAAACGAATGGATTAACAATAGCAACCAAGATGAAAATGAACCACAAGATTCAGATGTTGATGACTCGTTTGGTAATAATTctgattaa
- the LOC123301354 gene encoding L-seryl-tRNA(Sec) kinase, whose amino-acid sequence MSKNCLVILSGLPGAGKTTCVNQLQIKFSFKYNCFVIHYDDFLPPDFDNFSFKEIRNNILSATNKFLETLINKNDSSFQFISKTFIINRNSLPNLLIIDDNMYYRSMRYEFFKLSRQFQISFCQIFIDLELDVILERNKLRSSSEIISDEIIKNMYKKFEKPMENWEKYSLIFNTDIDYTLIANLIDRSLEDPNCKIELKTCEKQEQSMLHLIDLELRKIVNREIKKVCGNEKSIYIGKLQSWKIDCFQKIKNKDILIDNVDNLESFVENLFIRYF is encoded by the coding sequence atGTCAAAAAATTGTCTTGTTATATTATCCGGTTTACCGGGTGCTGGAAAGACTACATGTGTTAATCAGTTACAGATTAAATTCAGTTTTAAGTATAATTGTTTCGTTATACATTACGATGATTTTCTACCACCAGACTTCGATAACTTTTCGTTTAAAGAAATtcgtaataatatattaagtgcCACAAACAAGTTTCttgaaacattaattaataaaaatgattcaagttttcaatttatttctaaaacttttattattaatcgaAATTCATTACCAAATTTACTTATAATCgatgataatatgtattatagaaGTATGCGATATGAATTCTTCAAATTGTCTCGTCAATTTCAAATatcattttgtcaaatttttattgatttggaATTAGATGTTATTTTGGAACGAAATAAACTTCGATCAAGCAGTGAAATAATATCAGATGAAATTATCaagaatatgtataaaaaatttgaaaaacctatggaaaattgggaaaaatattCCCTTATTTTCAATACTGATATTGATTACACATTAATAGCAAATTTGATTGATAGATCATTGGAAGATCCtaattgtaaaattgaattgaaaacttGTGAAAAACAGGAACAAAGTATGTTGCATTTAATTGATTTAGAATTAAGAAAAATAGTTAATcgagaaattaaaaaagtctGTGGTAATGAAAAATCGATATATATTGGTAAATTACAATCTTGGAAAATAGATTGTTTTcagaaaatcaaaaacaaagatattttgATTGATAACGTCGATAATTTAGAAAGTTTTGTAGagaatttatttattcgttatttttaa
- the LOC123305379 gene encoding mitochondrial import inner membrane translocase subunit Tim10 B isoform X2, giving the protein MREYNKLTEKCFFRCINSMSSRDLAQDEGHCVSSCVAKHLNASHKIMITYQKLQPLIMEKRQAEADAKIKEMLENQQKLEELQVNTNSDNTSSSTNLSDTPKQ; this is encoded by the exons ATGcgagaatataataaattaacagaaaaatgtttttttcgatgTATAAATAGTATGAGCAGCCGTGATTTAGCACAAGATGAG ggcCACTGTGTCAGTAGTTGCGTAGCAAAGCATTTGAATGCAtcacataaaataatgataacatACCAAAAACTGCAACcattaattatggaaaaacgacAAGCGGAAGCTGACgccaaaattaaagaaatgttagaaaatcaacaaaaattagaaGAATTACAAGTAAACACAAATTCAGATAATACATCATCTAGCACAAATTTAAGTGATACTcctaaacaataa
- the LOC123305379 gene encoding mitochondrial import inner membrane translocase subunit Tim10 B isoform X1 has translation MSMMDNAKFQLAQFTDYMREYNKLTEKCFFRCINSMSSRDLAQDEGHCVSSCVAKHLNASHKIMITYQKLQPLIMEKRQAEADAKIKEMLENQQKLEELQVNTNSDNTSSSTNLSDTPKQ, from the exons atgtCTATGATGGATAATGCGAAATTTCAATTAGCTCAA tTTACAGATTATATGcgagaatataataaattaacagaaaaatgtttttttcgatgTATAAATAGTATGAGCAGCCGTGATTTAGCACAAGATGAG ggcCACTGTGTCAGTAGTTGCGTAGCAAAGCATTTGAATGCAtcacataaaataatgataacatACCAAAAACTGCAACcattaattatggaaaaacgacAAGCGGAAGCTGACgccaaaattaaagaaatgttagaaaatcaacaaaaattagaaGAATTACAAGTAAACACAAATTCAGATAATACATCATCTAGCACAAATTTAAGTGATACTcctaaacaataa